One part of the Anopheles coustani chromosome 2, idAnoCousDA_361_x.2, whole genome shotgun sequence genome encodes these proteins:
- the LOC131267795 gene encoding probable ribosome production factor 1 translates to MSSDDNSSDSEVDVKPSTSKAKVAQNGSEPKPKRKRLQDYLDERVAREAAERAEEALQRRRERGLADDEEDPEEASYPVINPINFLKNKELRHKQFRRMQALKRKEEKANKKTRKLEGTPTEPQHTIETLREKDDTTVTNVQADDQEEVVNDLANDEFCGYYQKSYVPKVLITYNRIPNWQTSQFGVLLKKIIPNSKIYSRKNARLKLVCKSAIREEYTDLLVINEWRKKPEGLLVIHLPEGPTAHFKISNYKSLKDLRRSAEDISKHRPEVILNNFTTRLGLTIGRMLGALFHYEPEFRGRRAVTFHNQRDYIFFRHHLYEFDKNGKRVKLRELGPRFTLKLRSLQVGLFDGKCGDYEWMITNKRHQMESRRRFFL, encoded by the coding sequence ATGTCTAGCGATGATAATAGCAGTGATTCTGAGGTAGATGTGAAACCATCGACCTCGAAGGCAAAAGTAGCACAAAACGGGagcgaaccgaaaccgaagcgtAAACGGCTGCAGGATTACCTGGACGAAAGGGTAGCCCGTGAAGCGGCGGAACGTGCCGAAGAGGCCCTTCAACGGCGCCGAGAGCGTGGTTTGGCCGACGATGAGGAGGATCCGGAAGAGGCTAGCTATCCGGTAATCAACCcgataaactttttgaaaaataaggaaCTACGTCACAAGCAGTTCCGGCGTATGCAGGCACTGAAGCGTAAGGAGGAAAAAGCTAATAAGAAAACGCGTAAACTGGAAGGCACTCCGACGGAGCCACAGCATACGATCGAAACCTTGCGCGAGAAGGATGACACGACGGTCACGAATGTGCAGGCCGATGATCAAGAGGAAGTCGTGAACGATCTGGCTAACGACGAATTTTGCGGGTACTACCAGAAAAGCTACGTGCCGAAGGTTTTGATTACCTACAATCGTATCCCGAATTGGCAAACGAGTCAGTTTGGAGTCTTgctaaagaaaataatacccAATTCAAAAATATATTCGCGAAAGAATGCTCGCCTTAAGCTGGTATGTAAGAGCGCGATCCGTGAAGAGTACACCGACCTTTTGGTCATCAATGAGTGGAGAAAAAAGCCAGAAGGGTTACTCGTGATTCACCTTCCTGAGGGACCAACGGCACACTTCAAAATAAGCAATTACAAATCGCTGAAAGATCTGCGACGCAGCGCTGAAGATATATCTAAGCACCGTCCGGAGGTTATTCTGAACAACTTCACCACTCGTCTCGGTCTTACGATTGGGCGAATGCTGGGTGCGCTGTTTCACTACGAACCAGAGTTCCGAGGCCGACGTGCAGTTACGTTCCACAACCAACGTGACTACATTTTCTTCCGACACCATCTGTACGAGTTCGATAAGAATGGCAAACGAGTGAAGCTACGTGAGCTGGGTCCCCGTTTTACGCTTAAACTGCGTTCACTGCAGGTCGGACTGTTCGATGGTAAATGCGGCGACTACGAATGGATGATCACCAACAAACGGCACCAGATGGAGAGTCGAAGAAGGTTCTTCCTATAG
- the LOC131267265 gene encoding Golgi phosphoprotein 3 homolog sauron, with the protein MNRSDGLVRRVKARDAESNGGSSSSAANNAEQEENKVEKEDDLDDCDSKETRLTLMEEVLLLGLKDKEGYTSFWNDCISSGLRGCILIELGLRGRIELERAGMRRKGLCTRKIILKSDTPTGDVLLDEALKHIKETCPPETIQSWIEYLSGETWNPLKIRYQLKNVRERLAKNLVEKGVLTTEKQNFLLFDMTTHPLTDNVIKCRLVKKIQDAVLTKWVNDPQRIGKRMLALILLAHASDVLENAFAPLNDDDYELAMRRVRELLDLDFEAESAKSNANEVIWAVFAAFTK; encoded by the exons ATGAATCGAAGTGACGGGCTAGTGCGACGTGTAAAGGCACGCGACGCCGAATCGAACGGTGGATCTTCCTCGTCCGCGGCTAACAACGCCGAACAGGAGGAGAACAAAGTGGAGAAGGAGGATGATTTGGATGACTGCGATTCGAAGGAAACGAGGCTTACTCTGATGGAGGAGGTGCTGCTGTTAGGGCTAAAGGATAAAGAG GGTTACACATCATTCTGGAACGACTGCATATCGAGCGGACTGCGCGGATGCATTCTTATCGAGCTGGGCCTTCGCGGGCGCATCGAGCTGGAGCGGGCCGGTATGCGACGGAAGGGACTTTGCACACGAAAAATCATTCTCAAATCCGACACACCCACCGGTGATGTACTGCTCGACGAGGCCTTGAAACACATCAAAGAAACCTGCCCACCAGAAACAATTCAGAGCTGGATCGAATATCTCAGCG GAGAAACATGGAATCCACTAAAGATACGCTATCAGCTGAAAAATGTCCGCGAAAGGCTGGCCAAAAATCTAGTGGAAAAGGGCGTCCTAACAACGGAGAAACAAAATTTTCTCCTCTTCGATATGACGACACATCCACTCACTGATAACGTTATCAAGTGCCGGCTGGTCAAGAAG atCCAGGATGCGGTCCTCACGAAATGGGTGAACGATCCGCAGCGCATCGGCAAACGAATGCTAGCGCTCATTCTGCTTGCGCACGCCAGCGACGTGCTGGAGAATGCCTTCGCCCCGCTAAACGACGACGACTACGAACTCGCGATGCGGCGGGTGCGGGAACTGCTCGATTTGGACTTTGAGGCGGAGTCCGCCAAATCGAACGCCAACGAAGTGATTTGGGCCGTATTCGCGGCGTTTACCAAGTAA